A window from Sphingobium sp. EM0848 encodes these proteins:
- a CDS encoding FAD-binding oxidoreductase, translating into MSDSALIEALRDIVGKAHVLTDCDELAGYRTDGRGSGGGHPVAVVRPADAAAICEMIRLAMAWDIRIVVQGGRTGLVGAGLPSDRGGELIINLERLSRHVEIDPANRTACVDAGVRLSALNAAAASHGLFLPIDLGADPTIGGMIASNTGGARLLRHGDMRANLLTLDVVRAAPQPEVLTLGLPLWKNNTGLDLKHLLVGSGGSLGIVTRATVTLQPLPAAQTTALVALRDADAALPILQAAEAAFGGLLSAFEGMSHAAMAAAFSHVPTLRRPFDSLPPYAVLIELSAGNAFDETQLEDRLAHGLAPFMDGFDAPVIDIAIDHRGGLWAIRHAVPEGLRASGTVIACDIAMRRGDVMRFRHHMAGILARETPGLIPHDFGHVGDGGLHYNLVWSEERGPLDPSLADRARTLVFDTVVHDFGGSFSAEHGIGPRNIAHYPRFVPAALRRLAGEIQYVMAPTPIGRVDFGMMEEA; encoded by the coding sequence ATGAGCGACAGCGCCCTGATTGAAGCCCTGCGCGATATAGTCGGCAAGGCGCATGTGCTGACGGACTGTGACGAGCTTGCCGGTTATCGCACCGACGGCCGGGGAAGCGGCGGCGGACATCCCGTCGCCGTGGTTCGCCCGGCCGATGCAGCCGCCATCTGCGAAATGATCCGGCTGGCCATGGCCTGGGATATACGCATCGTCGTACAGGGTGGCCGTACCGGACTGGTCGGTGCAGGCCTCCCCTCCGATCGTGGAGGTGAGCTCATCATCAATCTCGAACGCCTGTCGCGGCATGTCGAGATCGACCCCGCCAACCGCACGGCCTGCGTCGACGCGGGCGTCCGCCTCTCCGCGCTCAACGCGGCGGCGGCGTCACACGGCCTGTTCCTGCCCATCGACCTTGGCGCGGACCCGACGATCGGCGGCATGATCGCATCCAATACCGGCGGCGCCCGGCTGCTGCGCCATGGCGACATGCGCGCCAATCTGCTCACGCTGGACGTCGTGCGCGCCGCCCCCCAGCCGGAGGTGCTGACATTGGGTTTGCCCCTCTGGAAAAACAATACGGGCCTCGACCTCAAACATCTTCTGGTCGGCAGCGGCGGTTCGCTCGGCATCGTGACGCGGGCGACGGTCACGCTCCAGCCCCTGCCCGCCGCACAAACGACCGCCCTCGTGGCGCTACGCGATGCCGATGCCGCGCTGCCCATCCTGCAAGCCGCCGAGGCTGCTTTCGGCGGCCTGCTCTCCGCCTTCGAGGGGATGAGCCATGCCGCCATGGCCGCAGCCTTCAGCCATGTCCCCACATTGCGCAGGCCGTTTGACAGCCTGCCGCCCTATGCCGTGCTGATCGAACTGTCCGCAGGCAACGCATTCGATGAAACGCAACTGGAGGACCGGCTTGCGCATGGTCTTGCGCCCTTCATGGATGGCTTCGACGCGCCGGTCATCGACATCGCCATCGATCATCGGGGCGGCCTTTGGGCCATTCGTCATGCAGTGCCGGAGGGTCTGCGCGCCAGCGGCACCGTCATCGCCTGCGACATTGCCATGCGGCGCGGCGATGTGATGCGCTTCCGCCATCATATGGCCGGGATATTGGCGCGTGAGACACCGGGGCTGATCCCCCATGATTTCGGCCATGTCGGCGACGGCGGCCTGCATTATAATCTGGTCTGGAGCGAGGAGCGCGGCCCGCTCGATCCGTCGCTGGCCGACCGCGCACGGACGCTGGTCTTCGACACGGTCGTCCACGATTTTGGCGGCAGTTTCAGCGCCGAACACGGGATCGGCCCGCGCAATATCGCCCATTACCCCCGCTTCGTTCCGGCCGCCCTGCGCCGTCTGGCGGGTGAAATACAATATGTCATGGCGCCCACTCCGATAGGGCGCGTCGATTTTGGAATGATGGAGGAAGCCTGA
- a CDS encoding 2-oxoadipate dioxygenase/decarboxylase family protein produces MIRLNECGAQALVRHAIGEEAAADIFATLSPMLPVDRREGAEIDRAEFAAAMNMLLFRDLLQRVPTGAAYVRDVTAGGRRVCFDHGAIRTVCLPNGGTGALPRGELAFRRILEPLGYEEAALYPLPRLRMTGRAYRHRDFPETIPQFFVSELHVDQFDGPFAAAAARVFGSTRDPLDAQAHALLARFAAGQTVDPATAAAALPVIVGAFDRHHDRPMMTDYELLKQSSGEAAWIATEGNAFNHATDRVADVAALAAQQKTLGRPMKERVEISANGQVRQTAFRADLVERRFRTEDGGDRIVTVPGSFYEFITRDRDPATGTLDLSFDSGNATGIFAMTKAA; encoded by the coding sequence ATGATCCGATTGAATGAATGCGGCGCACAGGCGCTGGTTCGGCACGCCATTGGCGAGGAAGCGGCGGCGGATATTTTCGCCACCCTTTCGCCCATGTTGCCGGTGGACCGGCGCGAGGGGGCGGAAATCGATCGCGCGGAATTCGCCGCGGCGATGAACATGCTCCTTTTCCGGGACCTGCTGCAACGCGTTCCGACCGGGGCCGCCTATGTCCGGGACGTCACCGCAGGGGGACGCCGCGTCTGCTTCGACCATGGCGCCATCCGCACCGTCTGCCTGCCGAACGGGGGCACCGGCGCGCTGCCGCGCGGGGAACTCGCCTTCCGCCGCATATTGGAGCCATTGGGCTATGAGGAAGCCGCGCTCTATCCCCTGCCCCGGCTGCGCATGACCGGCCGGGCCTATCGCCATCGCGACTTTCCCGAAACCATCCCGCAATTCTTCGTCAGCGAACTGCATGTGGACCAGTTCGACGGCCCCTTCGCAGCGGCGGCGGCGCGGGTCTTCGGCTCCACGCGTGACCCGCTGGACGCCCAGGCCCATGCGCTGCTCGCGCGCTTCGCGGCTGGACAGACGGTGGATCCTGCCACGGCGGCCGCGGCCCTGCCCGTCATCGTCGGCGCCTTCGATCGCCATCATGACCGGCCGATGATGACCGATTACGAGCTTCTCAAACAATCGTCGGGCGAAGCGGCCTGGATCGCGACCGAGGGCAATGCCTTCAACCATGCCACCGATCGGGTTGCGGACGTGGCGGCGCTGGCCGCGCAGCAAAAGACGCTGGGCCGTCCGATGAAGGAGCGGGTTGAAATTTCCGCCAACGGTCAGGTGCGTCAGACGGCTTTCCGGGCCGATCTGGTCGAACGCCGCTTTCGCACGGAAGATGGCGGGGATCGCATCGTCACGGTGCCCGGTTCCTTCTATGAATTCATCACCCGTGACCGTGATCCGGCGACCGGCACGCTGGACCTGTCCTTCGACAGCGGCAATGCGACGGGCATCTTCGCCATGACCAAGGCCGCATGA
- a CDS encoding LysR substrate-binding domain-containing protein: MNETRRFLPPMAALNSFVAAARHGSFSRAGEQVGLTQSAVSRQVAILEDWLQSSLFERHGRRVVLNPTGEAYAEHIRLALDRIRSATEQVMRQTEGRELNIATLPSFGMRWLAPRLPDLTARHPDLTVNFAAQSFPFDLRDGGYDAAIHFGQPDWPNASHLFLFREEMVVVCAPDWRDAHAVRQPADLIGKPLLFQTSRRSAWNRWFDGCGLSDIPPPKGPVFEHFLMLAQAAASGAGAALIPRFLIGPELDSGVLVTPFDQSLRDDDAYYLVRRDDWASNRALVQFSDWIATQTSGT; this comes from the coding sequence ATGAACGAAACGCGCCGCTTTCTGCCGCCCATGGCCGCGCTCAACAGTTTCGTGGCTGCCGCGCGGCATGGCAGTTTCTCCCGCGCCGGGGAGCAGGTCGGCCTGACGCAAAGCGCGGTGAGCCGTCAGGTGGCGATATTGGAGGATTGGCTCCAGAGCAGCCTGTTTGAACGGCATGGCCGCCGCGTCGTGCTGAATCCGACGGGGGAGGCCTATGCCGAACATATCCGACTGGCGCTTGATCGGATTCGATCCGCGACCGAACAGGTCATGCGTCAGACGGAGGGGCGGGAACTCAATATCGCCACCTTGCCGAGTTTCGGCATGCGCTGGCTGGCCCCCCGATTGCCCGATCTGACCGCGCGGCATCCCGACCTGACGGTCAATTTCGCGGCGCAATCCTTCCCCTTCGATTTGCGCGACGGGGGGTATGATGCGGCGATCCATTTCGGTCAGCCCGATTGGCCCAACGCGTCCCATCTCTTTCTCTTCCGGGAGGAGATGGTGGTCGTCTGCGCCCCGGACTGGCGCGATGCCCATGCGGTCCGCCAGCCCGCGGATCTGATCGGCAAACCGCTGCTTTTCCAGACCTCCCGCCGTTCGGCGTGGAACCGATGGTTCGACGGTTGCGGCCTGAGCGACATTCCACCGCCCAAGGGGCCTGTTTTCGAACATTTCCTGATGCTGGCGCAGGCTGCGGCCTCGGGGGCGGGGGCGGCGCTCATCCCCCGGTTCCTGATCGGGCCGGAACTGGATTCGGGCGTGCTGGTCACGCCATTCGATCAATCGCTCCGGGACGACGATGCCTATTATCTCGTCCGCAGGGACGATTGGGCGTCCAACCGCGCTCTGGTCCAGTTCAGCGATTGGATCGCGACGCAGACGTCGGGTACGTAA
- the hutC gene encoding histidine utilization repressor, with the protein MKLPLHERIRSEIETAILSGTLRPGARLPTEHELMQRYDCSRMTVNKALSALAVAGLVDRNKRAGSSVAQPKVHSMVLDIPDLEQEVVRRGQRYRFQLSGREVKQPDPDYPEELQLAGNSDLLRLEGVHFADDRPLACERRLISLAAVPDIAAQMFDKISPGAWLLEHVPWTEAETRIAAVAADRTIAARLELPIGSACLSIERRTWRGADGITLVHQHFVGTAYDLVARFGPAKGSTGAEPQQL; encoded by the coding sequence GTGAAGCTGCCGCTCCACGAACGTATCCGCAGCGAAATCGAGACGGCCATCCTGTCGGGGACATTGCGCCCCGGCGCCCGTCTTCCCACCGAACACGAACTGATGCAGCGCTATGATTGTTCGCGCATGACCGTGAACAAGGCGCTTTCTGCCCTTGCGGTGGCCGGCCTTGTCGACCGGAACAAGCGCGCGGGATCATCGGTCGCGCAACCGAAAGTTCATTCGATGGTGCTCGACATCCCCGATCTTGAGCAGGAGGTCGTCCGGCGAGGACAGCGTTATCGCTTCCAGCTTTCAGGCCGGGAAGTGAAGCAGCCCGACCCCGACTACCCTGAAGAACTGCAACTTGCCGGCAATAGCGATCTGCTTCGACTGGAGGGTGTTCATTTTGCGGATGACCGTCCGCTCGCCTGCGAAAGGCGCCTGATCAGCCTGGCGGCGGTGCCCGACATCGCGGCGCAGATGTTCGACAAAATCTCTCCCGGCGCATGGCTGCTCGAACATGTTCCATGGACGGAGGCTGAGACACGTATCGCGGCGGTGGCCGCGGACCGGACCATAGCGGCCCGCCTTGAACTGCCCATCGGATCGGCTTGCCTGTCCATCGAGCGGCGCACCTGGCGCGGCGCGGATGGCATTACGCTGGTCCATCAACATTTTGTGGGCACCGCCTACGACCTCGTCGCCCGGTTCGGACCGGCCAAGGGAAGCACCGGCGCTGAACCGCAGCAGCTATAG
- a CDS encoding formimidoylglutamate deiminase: MNAANDVRMIHFQQALLATGWEENVRIGIRHGLVATLSTHAEPQPGDERHAIGIPGMSNLHSHAFQRGMAGLAERRGPGSDSFWTWRDIMYRFVDRITPEHLHVIAALAYVEMLETGFTRVGEFHYLHHDRNGTSYADPAELSQAIMAAAADTGIGLTHLPVFYAHAGFGGTEASPAQRRFVTDPDRFARLLDAIRKAATALPDAIVGIAPHSLRAVTADELARLEELGGAGPIHIHIAEQMKEVDDCLAWSGRRPVEWLMDHAAVGRNWCLVHATHMTHAEIAAVARSGAVVGLCPVTEANLGDGLFPAPSFQEAGGQYGIGSDSNILIDMTEELRWLEYGQRLDARTRNVLASGQGRSTGQEIFQASLEGGAQALGVAAGLAVGHVADMVSLDANHPSLVGRGGTSIMDSLLFAAGRQAIRNVWRRGDLVVSDGRHVARDRIAAQYRKVLEAFAA; encoded by the coding sequence ATGAATGCGGCCAATGATGTGCGTATGATCCATTTCCAACAGGCGCTGCTGGCAACGGGTTGGGAAGAGAATGTGCGCATCGGCATCCGGCACGGCCTGGTCGCCACCCTGTCGACGCATGCGGAGCCGCAGCCGGGCGATGAGCGCCATGCGATCGGCATTCCGGGCATGTCCAATCTTCACAGCCATGCATTTCAGCGCGGCATGGCCGGACTTGCGGAAAGGCGTGGCCCCGGCAGCGACAGTTTCTGGACATGGCGTGACATCATGTATCGCTTCGTCGATCGGATAACCCCCGAACATCTGCATGTTATCGCTGCATTGGCCTATGTCGAAATGCTGGAAACCGGGTTCACGCGCGTCGGTGAATTCCACTATCTGCACCATGACAGGAACGGCACCAGCTATGCCGATCCGGCAGAACTGTCGCAGGCCATCATGGCTGCCGCCGCCGATACGGGCATCGGCCTCACGCATCTTCCGGTCTTCTATGCGCATGCCGGTTTCGGCGGAACCGAAGCGAGCCCGGCCCAGCGCCGTTTCGTGACCGATCCGGACCGCTTTGCGCGCCTGCTGGATGCGATCCGCAAGGCCGCAACGGCGCTGCCGGACGCGATTGTCGGCATCGCGCCCCACAGCCTTCGCGCCGTCACCGCCGACGAACTGGCACGTCTGGAAGAACTTGGCGGAGCGGGTCCCATTCATATCCATATTGCGGAACAGATGAAGGAGGTTGACGACTGCCTCGCCTGGAGTGGCCGTCGCCCTGTCGAATGGCTGATGGACCACGCCGCTGTCGGCAGGAACTGGTGCCTCGTGCATGCGACCCATATGACCCATGCCGAAATCGCGGCAGTGGCGCGCAGCGGGGCGGTCGTCGGGCTTTGCCCGGTGACGGAGGCCAATCTGGGTGACGGCCTGTTTCCCGCCCCCTCTTTCCAGGAAGCGGGCGGCCAATATGGCATCGGTTCCGATTCCAATATCCTGATCGATATGACGGAAGAATTGCGGTGGCTGGAATATGGCCAGCGCCTGGACGCGCGCACGCGCAATGTGCTGGCATCGGGCCAGGGCCGCTCCACCGGGCAGGAAATATTTCAGGCATCGCTGGAAGGCGGTGCTCAGGCGCTTGGGGTTGCGGCGGGTCTTGCGGTGGGGCATGTCGCGGACATGGTCAGTCTCGACGCCAACCACCCTTCCCTCGTCGGCCGAGGGGGCACATCCATCATGGACTCCCTGCTGTTCGCCGCCGGGCGGCAGGCGATCCGCAATGTCTGGCGCAGGGGCGATCTGGTGGTCAGCGACGGCCGCCATGTCGCGCGGGACCGCATTGCGGCGCAATATCGCAAGGTCCTGGAGGCCTTTGCCGCGTGA
- the hutI gene encoding imidazolonepropionase, with protein sequence MRCDRLWRNARLATMRGPGLGPVEDGMLASLDGMIVYAGRADEAPAFEPRETIDCDGRWITPGLIDCHTHLIHGGDRAREFEMRLDGSTYEEIARAGGGILSTMRATRAASEDDLVATALPRLDALIAEGATTVEVKSGYGLDRDTEIRMLRAARRLGRERPVHIATTFLGAHAVPPEYADDADGYIAMLCEEVLPEVAALGFADAVDAFCEGIGFTPAQTQRMFDAAARHGLPVKLHADQLSNLHGAALAAGRGALSADHLEYLDQAGIAAMAASGTVATLLPGAYYFMRESRLPPIEALRAAGVPIALATDCNPGTSPLTSLLLAMNLGATLFHLTVAECITGVTRNAARALGLADRGTLEVGKRCDLAIWDVERPAELVYRMGYNPLHARIWSGQ encoded by the coding sequence ATGCGATGCGATAGGCTATGGCGCAATGCACGGCTGGCGACGATGAGAGGGCCTGGACTGGGTCCTGTCGAAGATGGCATGCTTGCATCGCTGGACGGGATGATCGTCTATGCGGGGCGCGCGGATGAAGCGCCCGCATTCGAACCCCGTGAGACGATCGACTGCGACGGCCGCTGGATCACGCCCGGCCTGATCGACTGTCACACCCATCTGATCCACGGCGGCGACCGCGCACGGGAATTTGAGATGCGGCTGGACGGCTCCACCTATGAGGAGATTGCGCGGGCGGGCGGCGGCATCCTTTCGACCATGCGCGCCACCCGCGCCGCCAGCGAGGATGATCTGGTCGCCACCGCTCTGCCTCGTCTCGACGCGCTGATCGCGGAAGGGGCGACCACCGTGGAGGTGAAGTCGGGCTATGGCCTCGACCGCGACACCGAAATCCGCATGTTGCGCGCCGCCCGGCGGCTGGGGCGGGAACGGCCGGTCCACATCGCCACGACCTTCCTTGGCGCCCATGCCGTGCCGCCGGAATATGCCGATGATGCGGACGGTTATATCGCCATGCTGTGCGAAGAGGTCCTGCCCGAAGTTGCGGCGCTGGGCTTCGCCGATGCCGTGGACGCCTTTTGCGAGGGGATCGGCTTCACCCCGGCGCAAACGCAGCGGATGTTCGACGCGGCTGCCCGTCATGGCCTGCCCGTGAAGCTTCACGCCGACCAGCTTTCCAACCTCCACGGCGCGGCGCTCGCCGCCGGTCGTGGCGCGTTGTCCGCCGATCATCTCGAATATCTCGACCAAGCGGGGATCGCCGCCATGGCCGCCTCTGGCACGGTCGCGACACTGTTGCCCGGCGCCTATTATTTCATGCGCGAAAGCAGACTGCCGCCCATTGAGGCGCTGCGCGCTGCGGGCGTGCCCATCGCGCTCGCCACGGACTGCAATCCCGGCACGTCACCGCTCACGTCGCTGTTGCTGGCGATGAACCTGGGCGCCACGCTGTTCCATCTCACTGTCGCCGAATGCATCACAGGCGTCACCCGCAACGCGGCGCGCGCGCTCGGTCTTGCCGATCGCGGCACGCTGGA